The Halomicrobium zhouii genomic sequence TTACTGTGGGACCTGCGGGTAACCCGTCTCGATGGAGTCGTCCTGCTCGTCGCGTTCGCCGGCTACCTCTTCATTCTGTTCGACCGACCGGACGAATCGGCGAGAGGACCGGCCGACGAGCGTCGGGCAACGTGGTACACGGCGCTCTTTCTTCTGGGCGGACTCGGTACCATCGTCGTCGCTGCGCACTTCCTGGTGGCGTCGGCAGTGGTCATCGCCGAGGCGGCGGGGCTCTCCGAGTGGGTCATCGGGGAAACGATTGTCGCAGTCGGTACTTCGACCCCGGAGATCGCCGCCTCCGTCGCCGCCGCCCGGAAAGGATTGGGCGACATCGCCGCCGGAAATCTCATCGGGAGCAACGTCTTCAACACGTTGCTCGTCTTGGGCGTCACGTCGACCCTGACGCCCGTCCTCGTCGTCGAGACCGCCATCGGAACCACGGTCTGGCTGCTCGGGCTCTCCGTGCTCGCCGTCGTCCTCCTCGGAACGAACGGGCGGCTGGGGCGGCTCGAAGGGGCGGTACTCGTGGCGATCAATCTGATCCGGTGGATACTGGACATCGCGTGACCGCCGAACGAGCGTCCCGCAGCGTTCGCCAACAGCTCTCAACGCGCGCCGACTGTGCGCCGTGTGTCCAGAGTACGCCGAGATCTGTCACCGGTGGTGGTTTCAACGGGGCCGCTCCGCTCGTTCCCACGGTCCTCGTTCCGGACGACTCGCCCCGATCGCTTCCCGACGGTCGGCTCACCGTCGCCGGGGTTCGTCCGGAACGCCGCCCCGTTCGGTCCCCGAAGACGCTACTCGTAG encodes the following:
- a CDS encoding calcium/sodium antiporter, whose protein sequence is MTDSGLLAFVTFGVSIGALWLGADAFVSNAARVARRFGLSELVVGLTVVAMGTSAPEAAVSIDAALVGNGNIAVANVVGSNLFNVGIVLGGTAALVGVRSSSRMVRRDGLAMVLSAVLMLALLWDLRVTRLDGVVLLVAFAGYLFILFDRPDESARGPADERRATWYTALFLLGGLGTIVVAAHFLVASAVVIAEAAGLSEWVIGETIVAVGTSTPEIAASVAAARKGLGDIAAGNLIGSNVFNTLLVLGVTSTLTPVLVVETAIGTTVWLLGLSVLAVVLLGTNGRLGRLEGAVLVAINLIRWILDIA